The genomic segment GATTTGTTTCTCCACTGAGTCCAGGCGTTGATGTGTTTTGTCCTTCTCCGTGTAATACACCTGAAACCCTTCCAGATTGATGATCCTCTCGTCGATCGCTAGCAAGGCTGACATCATGTTCTGCTCGTACAAAATGAATTTCTTCTCTATGCTGGGTAGTCCGTCCTTCTCCCTCTGCATTAAGCTGTTTAATTCCTTCTGCAATGTAGCCGTTGAGTTGGTTAAGTGAGTCAATTGTTGCATTAAGTGAGTTGGCTCCTTGTTCAAATTCTGTTGTTGCAACTGGTTCTTGAGCCGCTGTTCTACGTCTGCGTCTGATGCCATCATGGATTCGGTTAATTTCTTCAAACTGTTGAGAGATGTCTGCTGCACTAATTCCAGTTGTTGGGCTTGCTGTTGGCTGACTTGATCTTGCTGTGCTGCTTGCTGTTCTACTGTCGCTACCCGCACTTCGATTTCGTCCAATCTGCAATGAAAGTTCTGCGTTAAATTCGTGAACTGCTGATCCAAGTTGGTTAAGCTCTTTTGCCAGGTCGAATTGTTTGGCAGGTTTTTCTCTAGCTGCTGTATTTTCTGCTCTAGCACCGATAGGGGCTGTTGCCAATTCTCGTTCTGATTGTTCTGTACGTTTTCTACTGTTACTGTTAGTTCGCTCAAGCCTTCTGCTAAAGTCGTCTGTGCTTCTATCGAGTTGGCTAACTGCTGTTGTAAGTTGCTCTGTGTTTCTATCGAGTTGGCTAACTGCTGTTTCAACCAGTTGTTTTCCTGGGTCAGATTGGAGATCTGCTGACTCAATTGTGCGATCGCAGATTTCAACTCCTCTATTTGATCTGGCAGTTGCACTTGTGTCACTAACTCTCGTGCTTGCTGTTTGGCTTTCTGCTGTAACTGTTCCTGCAATCCCATCTGCCACCTCTATTTGTAAGTGTTTCGCAGCTATTTTCTTATTTATACTTGCACGACTATTAGTAGCTGAATTGGCGATCGCCTCTGCATCTCTAACTGGATCAAAACTTACAGATTTATGAGTTTGCAACCCTGCCCAACTGTAATGTTTTCCTAAATCACTACCTTTAAAACCATGCTCCCAATCTGGGTGTGCGAAACTAATGCCTTGAATAATATTGTTGCGAGTCTGCTTAATCCTGACTTCTACACCTGTTGACTGCAACTTATCTATAAGATCAGTCATCGTTGTAGGTTTCTGGGTCAATTCATCAATTAATGCTTGCAGCTTCATCCTTGCAGATGGTTGAGGAGGTTCAGTGCGTTTACCCTCTTCAAATTCCTGCTGCTGTTGATACAGTACCCGTATCTCCCCTTTAGTGGGATTGTGCTGTTCTTTCTGATTGCTGAGATGGTGCGGGGTTGGAACTAGATCGTATTTCTGCTCCAATTCTCTCATCAAATTTAAAGAGCGTAGATAGTCCCACGAGTCAGACACGCATTCTGCTGTCAACTTGACACGACTAGCAACGATGTGAACGTGGGAGTGGTCGTGTTTACCGTTATCCTCTGGTTCGTGATGTCTGACTACTATATATTGATTGTCATCAAAGCCCATACCTTCTAGGTAATCACGGGCTAAATCTCTCCAAGTATCGTTACTCAGTTCTTCCCCTGGCGCTGCTGACAGTGAAGCGTGAAAAACTATATTTTTGACGTTGGAGTTAATCACTCGTCCTATTTGAAACTCGGCAATCATCTCCAGTGCATTGCGTCCTGACATATTGGTGTCAAGCATTTCTGCACCTGACTGGTTCATCACGTACTTGACGCAACCTGAGAAACTTTTACCTTTAATAGTGTTACTAATCAACTTGCAACTCCTCAAAGTCTTCAGTAACACTGTTGGAGTCCATTATCTCTCTGCGTACCTGATGCAGCAGTTCTGTTGTTTGATTGAGTTGAGCAGATAGTTCATTGAGGAGTGCGATCGCGCTTGTGTCTACCTGTACTGCTTGATCTCTTT from the Crinalium epipsammum PCC 9333 genome contains:
- a CDS encoding relaxase/mobilization nuclease domain-containing protein, which codes for MISNTIKGKSFSGCVKYVMNQSGAEMLDTNMSGRNALEMIAEFQIGRVINSNVKNIVFHASLSAAPGEELSNDTWRDLARDYLEGMGFDDNQYIVVRHHEPEDNGKHDHSHVHIVASRVKLTAECVSDSWDYLRSLNLMRELEQKYDLVPTPHHLSNQKEQHNPTKGEIRVLYQQQQEFEEGKRTEPPQPSARMKLQALIDELTQKPTTMTDLIDKLQSTGVEVRIKQTRNNIIQGISFAHPDWEHGFKGSDLGKHYSWAGLQTHKSVSFDPVRDAEAIANSATNSRASINKKIAAKHLQIEVADGIAGTVTAESQTASTRVSDTSATARSNRGVEICDRTIESADLQSDPGKQLVETAVSQLDRNTEQLTTAVSQLDRSTDDFSRRLERTNSNSRKRTEQSERELATAPIGARAENTAAREKPAKQFDLAKELNQLGSAVHEFNAELSLQIGRNRSAGSDSRTASSTARSSQPTASPTTGISAADISQQFEEINRIHDGIRRRRRTAAQEPVATTEFEQGANSLNATIDSLNQLNGYIAEGIKQLNAEGEGRTTQHREEIHFVRAEHDVSLASDRREDHQSGRVSGVLHGEGQNTSTPGLSGETNQGTRNSAKTNDDTSTTGADARTKSDEKAGSLWGIKGTKSQGQKPSNISLDAFLAILSIRQPQYHFYSSYAPSENTPEKKLEAYKITKSELVQAKKQWESSPVWEQRQNWERNLITKAFESFISSEQKNSSFVRASFSYPPYEATLSNGKTLEIHSQYSRSISYKTHRDHQANECTIEPKYQQDFLLPGQQLEINHEAEQQLENNIQENQQLVEQKPKELDTTRNQESNSLNPEPATPVLPTKRLELPKDTLAAIDYLDKIYHELVTEVKQDNNFTLRDDLDVGVALFALNEGYSNKDVKHILLRSPKSQDFQHDPKAFEKFYAYREERLAIALTLKQLEDDPKQNKRVTIVDSIVEELFKTIKYGQSQVEDNYTFKRVGNTCTVIAHDERGEVFKLNGKWIEKCNLTDEDVRQWQQISEKLKEKEQERQNSLPRYIPSPSNEQKQLEL